Genomic window (Zingiber officinale cultivar Zhangliang chromosome 2B, Zo_v1.1, whole genome shotgun sequence):
TAATCATTCgaataaaaagataaaataacTTTGTACTTCACttagtataatttttaaattaagttgagACTATGAGTATAAATCCAACCCAAATCCATAAATGTTAAAAACAAAATCATATCTTAGGGTTTAAGATTTAACATTTTGCTTATAATACttcggtatatatatatatatatatatatatatagtggcaTAGCTATGATTTTCACTCAGGAGGGGTAAAGTGACGAAGTCGACAAACGATGATGGTGATGCTGGCAGCAAATAACGGTGTCGGCTAAGCGAAAGAAATCAATTAAGTAAATTTCACCTCAATTAAAAGGTGTTTTTTTATGGAGCATTGGCGAAGCGATGACGTTAGCCAAGTGAAGACAATGACCATGCAACAAATGACAATGACGATGATAGTAATCGGTGTCCGACGATAGTGACTTGGGCTATAACGGTGACAATGACATGTCGCGaaagattttatgagtaaaattagaattagaaaaaagaatatgaaagaaattataggaagaaaaaaaaataaaaagaggaaaataaaagttcgggattagaagaggaagaagaaaaacagataaagaaaaaaattgaCTTGGTAAAAGAGGAAAATGGGTTAAGTTGAAAGGGTGTTAATTGAAATTTTTTGCTAAAAAgatgagaaagttttaaaatttatgactatatatttattttaaaaaaaatttctcaccatattaatatttttcttaaatttcagGACTGCAATCGATCCCTGAGTCTTATATAGtccctgtatatatatatattaagatttAAGGTTTATGATTTaggttaaaagaaaataaaaattttaaaaaaaatactagacACACGAATTACTTTAACAAAACTCTCTCTACTTGCAATTTAAGCAGAAAATTCATCCATATTTTggtaaagcttaattaaaatattgtTTTTATACACCCGTTAGAAAAATTTAACCCAATTCtctctttttagaaaaatattgtttttttaaaaaaggtatTGTTAAATTAGGATAGTTTTTAGTAACTTGTTAATATTTTAGTGAAGTAATAATTAGTCCATttctttaatttttgaaaatagattAAAATTCAATGCTTTTAATTTTAATGGGATGAAgctcattaattaattaaaaagaaattttaaatcgTTAATAGGACAAGGttattaactaagataaaaaCAATTAGTAATTAACAGAAAAGAATTAGCCTCAGACTCCattattaacatataaatatatttatttcttgatattATCTTTTGGATTGATAAACAAGATGTAACTTTAAGATACTTTAATAATCATATAATTGTAAAATTATCTAGtcgtttaaatttttaagttgaatAAGTCATTGTGTTACTTTGTCAAAAATGCCTTTATGACCTTTTaatttgttttaacttaaaaatatttaaaacaacaaaaacaaaataaGGATGCatgatttaaataaaaaaataaaccttgTAATGTTACACGTAAATTAATATGACTTTGTATAAAGTTTTTCTTTGGTTAATTAGTAATTAACTAgctacaagattaattaaaccaTCTTATTTAATTAGCattgacaaaaaaaaacataaaacgtATTTTTTGTTTTTGGAAATTAGAGTAACAATTAATATCCACGGACAAAAAAAGAGAATTTTTCCTGTGAAAAGACAAAATTAACCCTGCATCCATGCATGCCTACCATATATTATTCGGATTCTTCTTAATGCAGGCTTATGAAGCGGACCGTCGGCGATTTATTCGGTCTCTTCTCCGCAGCTACCGCTACCGCCGCCGCCGCTTCCGTTCCTATCCGCCGTGGTAATCGCTTATTTGTTCTCTCACAAGTGACAAGTGGTGAAGCGCAGCAGCCCTTTCTCTCTCGACGGTAAAAATCACTTCTTTTGGGCTCAGTTTTGTTTGCAGAGACAAGTTGCCGCTTTGTTAGGATTTCATTACCTTCTTCGTTCTAGGTTTAGTTTTCCGAGCGTATGGATTGAGTTCTCTCTTTATTTTCGCTTCTTTTTTCTTCTAAAGAGAAATTGCTGCGATTGGGGTTTTAGGGATTTTAGAGGTTGAGATGGCTTTGATATGGGATTTTAACTTCGATTGTTTCCTTGTTAAGATAGGTTATGattctaattaaaaagagaattTGAGAttaattctatttttctttcagcATTGTTTCCGTATTTCTCTTGTtgaaatttctcaaaaaaaattttctCCTTGTAATCTGAATAGGAGTTATCCTTTTATTTTTCATGTTCTAAGCTGTATCCAACATGCGGAAGGATCAACAATAAACTATATAGGGATTGGGCTAGATTTATTTACTCTGAATTGATCTTACAAACGTAGATGTTAATGAATTCAGCAATcctcttttaacatttttttttacaattaatgGACTGCATTATGATAAACAGTTCGATTGCAATTTTGTAGTCTTCCTCCTTCAACATGGAACCAGGGGACAGTTATCACCACGGTGCTAATCTCCATAACGTACTCGACAATAAAGAAAAGATGACGGCTGAAAATCCCTTTTCTAGTGAATTCATCCATGAGGCTGACATGCTCGAAAGGTCTTCTTCACGCCTAGGAAACTCAAACAGTCTGTTAAGTACTCCTCAACCAAGTTTGGTCTTACCAAACTCCCCGTTTGATTATCAGCATAATTTTAGTAACGATTACGGTGCCTCTTCTTCTGGTGTTAATCGAAACAGAGATGATTTTGATGAGATTTCTAGGCAGACGCCAAATGGTCTTGATTCTGATGTTGAGTTGTCCAACTGTTTAGCTGGTCAGAAGGACAAGGTTAGCGTGGATCGAGCCATGTTAGACTTGCCATTGACTCATATTGTTACTTCAGCATTCGAGGCAATGAATCTCGGTGATAGAATTGCTTCTAATCCTAATTGCAATATTTTCGAACAAGCTTCGTGTAGTCTTGCTTTCTCACCGGATAGAACAAGAGGCAAACAGATTGCAGAAGATGATCAGCAGCAAATTGAAGCCAATGGCTTTGCTTTGGAGCCTGTAAATGCTCGAGTTTGTCATCCAATATCACAGCGGCAGTTCTATACGGATGCGGCCTTCCGAGAACCATGGCACCAGCAGTGCGAATTTAACCAGCAGTACTATACGGATGAGACTGCTGGCGAAGGTTGGTACCGGCATTGCTCTTTCGAGGATGAGGAGAGGTATACAAGTCAGCCTCAGCATCTCTTTACACAACAACTTCAAAACCAAAGTTCAGAGCATGTTCTTGGCAGTCGATCATATTTTCCTACTTCCATTTCTTATGGATCAGCACAAGGGAATGCAAATCATTATGATACTGCCAATGTGGTTAACAGAAATTATAATTCTTCAGAGCTCGGAAGATGCCTTTGCGAATACGGTCACCTATTAAACAGCTCTTTGGTCGCTAGGCAACTTGAGCGTTCACCTGCTTATGACCAATGCCCAAACTTGGTTTTTCCAAGAGGAAATAGATTCACAGGTAATTTTGAGGATAAATATATGTATGATTCATTTGACAATAGCTTTAGAGAATTACGTATATCCGAAAACGCTCCAGATGGTTTGGTTTTCCGAGAAGGAAGTCATGAAGAAGATAATGAGATGTTTGATAATCTGATCGATGATGTTGTTGGGCTAATGACCAATTCCTCGTGGAGTTCTCTCGTCCAAAAGATAGTAAAGAAATGTAACGAAGAGCAACTAAAACGACTAGTTGAGAGAATTTCAAGGAATGGATTCGAACTCTTAAAACTCTGCTGCAATCATCATGCGTACGTGTGTGtatatttatacatatatatcttGTAATTAAATATTGATAACCTTTTTGTTCTTCCTTGACAGGACTCGTGTTGTTCAGAAGATTATCGAAAAACTCAGACGTGCTGGACAATATCGCATGATTGTAGTAGCTCTGAAGCCTCATGTAGTGACATTGATAAAGGATAGCAATGGCAGCCATGTTGCAGAGTGCTGCTTCAAGTTTCCACCAGAATACAGAGAGGCAAGTGCAGCCTCTAGCTACTTTTAACTTATGATCATATTTGGCATCTCATAGAGATGCATGTTTTGAACACGCACGTTAGTAGTTATATTGAATTAGATTCACTTTGTTCAGCCACTTTTTGAAGATGCGGTTACTAATTGTGTGGAGCTAGCAAGGGATGGTCAAGGCTGCTGCGTTCTTCAGAAATACATGGAATTGGTAGAGGGAGATCAGAAATTCCTATTGCTGAGAACGCTCACGTCAAATGCTTTCGACCTTTCGCAAGATCCTTCCGGGTACATATGCACCTTTACTTGTTTGCCTGTTCTTTGAAATGTATATAGATTATGAATTCTGCTACACTGAGCAGAAACTACGTGGTGCAACATATTATGGAACAAGAAATTTCATGGGCAACCAATGCAATCCTCGATCAGCTGGAGGGATGTTACGCACTTTTATCGTTGCAGAAAGTCGCCAGCCATGTGGTGGAGAGATGTCTCATAGCTGCAACTGGTGAGAGACTGGACAGCATGATCATGGAGCTGATCAGAGATCCTCGTACTCTTCTTTACATCTCTCAGAATCAGTATGGGAATTATGTGATTCAAACAGCTCGAAAGCAATGCACGGTTGGTCCCTGCCATTTTTTCCCTTGTCTTAAACCTTAATCTGAAGATTTtctgataatttaattaatttttcgtACTGAACAGGGTGCACTACTAGCTGCTTTTCGTGAGGCCATCAGACTCCTTGCTCCAGCACTTGGTTCCAATCCTTATGGAAGGAAAGTTCTTGCGAGCATAAACCGCAAATAGCAGTTGATTTGTGCATCAATTTTCATTGATACACTTCTTTTTTTATCTTCCCCTAGAGTGCAAAGAGTCCGGTAGGTATGTTTCTGATTTTGTATCAAGTGATGAGTGTTGTTTGTAGAAACAAATAGTTCTTGTTGTTTTCTGGCaaataattttgtttttaaatttccACTTGTCTGTAGGTATATGGTTGCAATTTAATTATAATGAATATGTTGTAATAACTCCTCTACGATGAACCAGTTATAGTCGGTCCCAAGTCTAGATAAAAAAGAAGGATTGTATTAGTTGTCAGTCAACATTAAACTATAGTAAATGTTCAATAAATGAATCCATTAAATTATTATGCTAATGCTAAATTGTTCCCGGGAAGGAATATGTTACAAGTTCTGACTATAATGTCTCGACAATGACCACTACATCTTTAGAACTCAGGTGTAAtgttaaatatgtaagagttAGCACTGTAGTGTTCGACTATAACGTATTGACAAAAATCGCTATATCTTACTTGGGTATAGTCTTAAATAAGTAAGAGTTATCAAATCATAGGtttgataagaacaaatattataggaaaattaatagtctaagatttggaaTATATAACATagaaactctcactggtaaatcaatggatgTAGTAGATGTGATGATTAGAAGaataattagtattttgtgtgtacaggAGACAAACTGGATAGGCGGGAAGACAAAGATGATAAAGAACTCtgattttaagttatggtacacgagaaattgtaaaacaagaaatagagtagatattgttgtagatagtttgttaaaagatgaagttgtaCGAGTAGCTagaaaaggagatagaattatagcccttaaaataatagtgacgaaagaaactatgaatgtaattaatatatatgcccgcaagtaggattagatgatgctactaaatcaagattttgggacgacttagatgaagtattataaaatattctaccaaatgaaatgattttaatagaaggTGATCTAAATGAGTATGTCTGagtaaaaaatgaggaatatgataaGGTACATGGGGGTTATGAGTTTGGAGCAAGAAATGAAAATGAGAAAACTATATTGGATTTTACaataacatatgaccttatattagctatacgttttttaagaaaatagaagAACACATGATCACAtttaaaagtgagaataataaatcgaaaatttactttcttatgattaggaagaGGGATAgcaagatttgtaaagattacaagGTCATCtcgagaaagcttaactacccaatataggttagtagtgttgaatATACACCTCAagtatagtatcaatagaaagaaaatatatataactcctagaattaagtggtcaAAGTTAATGATggaaagtaaaatatatttaaggagaatgtaggtatacaagcattaggtgaaatatacggtgaCTCTAATACGATATGAGATAAGACgatattaaagttgaaaatagtattAAGAATGTACTTAGtaagtcaaaggggcatgcaccactaagtaagaaaTCTTAATAatagaatgagaaagtacaaaagaaagtaaaggaaaaacgAACAGTTTATAGGGAATTATATATAAGATTGAGaacaactttaaaaaatatatacaataacTAAGAAAGAGGCTAAAAAAGTAGTAAataaagcaaagaatgaaacttttgaacaattatttcaattgaatacaaaagaagtagaaaaagacatttatagaataactaaagtaaGAGAAAGAAAGATAAAAGaccttatccaaataaaatatattaaagatgaatgtaataaggtacaagcaaataaataaaaaaataaaagagcagtggaaatgtatttttattaactttttaatgaaggtttacatgaccaatttaacttaggtaatttaaatatgtcaaatgagtatagaaatttaaatttttatcgtagaatttaaatttcaaaagtagaataagttttaaatggcATGCACAGTTAAAAAGTCGTTAGACTAaatgatatttcgatagaggtatggaaatgCACAGAGAAATATGGTATTaatgatttataaaattatttaacatgatattgaaagtGAAAAAAATGGCTGATCAATAGAGGAtaaatactctagttcccttatataagaataaaggaAGATGTACAAAATTGTGTAAATTATAGGGGTCTTAAAATAATtagtcatatcatgaaactttgaaaaagaataatagaaaaaagattaaggaaggagaccacagtgatcgCAAAtaaatttgggttcatgctttaaaggtcaacaatagaaattatacatcttcttagacaactaattaaaaatcaatatctacatgtggtattcattgacttagaaaaagtttatgatagagtcccaagagaaattatatagagaattctagaGAAGAGATGTGTtaacataacatatattgaactaattaaggatatgtatgaggatataaTGACtagagtaaaaaaaatttaggaggagtaactgaagtatttccaataaagatagggttgcaATAAGGATAAgctttaaatatctattttttttaaactaattatggacgaactcactttATGCATTTAAATTACAAtactgtggtgcatgttgtttaaagataatgatcctgtccgagtgctgagtcaatggttgctggggacgtggcgctctcgctGACTCCGTGTAGCCCTCTGAGTGACGTAGATCTCTGGCGAGAACCTGCAAGCATAAAACCGAGTCGGGAAGCGGATCccgacggcgaccctccgacgctcaagtcagctcccAGCGGCAAGAACTCGAAAGAAAGTGacaagaactgtagctacagtggtgAATCGCGCTTACCTCCGTtggagtctgggggtccttatataggtcTCCCTGAATGCGCGTGCACGCTCACCGAGACGTGCAcacttctcaaagcatacctgtaatgagtgtgtcagaaaagcgtatTTAACGCCATACCTCAATAGCGTGAGCATATCCCTGACATGATAGTGGAAACTTTCGTCGTACGATTCTCTATCTGATCTGGCTGCCTACCATGCTGTCTGTTGGCGACACTTGTCTCGAGGAAGATAGAGTTACCTGCCCCTTTTGTCTCATACCAAGCTGAACGGAAGAACCACTTGGCTAACGTCG
Coding sequences:
- the LOC122047326 gene encoding pumilio homolog 15-like → MEPGDSYHHGANLHNVLDNKEKMTAENPFSSEFIHEADMLERSSSRLGNSNSLLSTPQPSLVLPNSPFDYQHNFSNDYGASSSGVNRNRDDFDEISRQTPNGLDSDVELSNCLAGQKDKVSVDRAMLDLPLTHIVTSAFEAMNLGDRIASNPNCNIFEQASCSLAFSPDRTRGKQIAEDDQQQIEANGFALEPVNARVCHPISQRQFYTDAAFREPWHQQCEFNQQYYTDETAGEGWYRHCSFEDEERYTSQPQHLFTQQLQNQSSEHVLGSRSYFPTSISYGSAQGNANHYDTANVVNRNYNSSELGRCLCEYGHLLNSSLVARQLERSPAYDQCPNLVFPRGNRFTGNFEDKYMYDSFDNSFRELRISENAPDGLVFREGSHEEDNEMFDNLIDDVVGLMTNSSWSSLVQKIVKKCNEEQLKRLVERISRNGFELLKLCCNHHATRVVQKIIEKLRRAGQYRMIVVALKPHVVTLIKDSNGSHVAECCFKFPPEYREPLFEDAVTNCVELARDGQGCCVLQKYMELVEGDQKFLLLRTLTSNAFDLSQDPSGNYVVQHIMEQEISWATNAILDQLEGCYALLSLQKVASHVVERCLIAATGERLDSMIMELIRDPRTLLYISQNQYGNYVIQTARKQCTGALLAAFREAIRLLAPALGSNPYGRKVLASINRK